The following are encoded together in the Mycolicibacterium arabiense genome:
- a CDS encoding nitronate monooxygenase, whose translation MHTPLCDQIGIEFPIFAFTHCRDVVVAVSKAGGFGVLGAVGFTPEQLEIELKWIDEHIGDHTYGVDIVIPNKYEGMDANLSADELAKMLQDMVPQEHLDFAKKILTDHGVPLTAEDNESTLQLLGWTEATATPQVEVALKHPKMTLIANALGTPPRDMIEHIHAEGRKVAALCGSPSQARKHADAGVDIIIAQGGEAGGHSGEVGSIVLWPQVVKEVAPVPVLAAGGIGSGQQIAAALALGAQGAWTGSQWLMVEEAENTPVQQAAYVKAGSRDTVRSRSFTGKPARMLRNDWTEAWENPDNPKPLGMPLQFMVSGIAVAATNKYPNESVDVAFNPVGQVVGQFEKVEKTSAVIERWVQEYLEATNTLNELNEAASV comes from the coding sequence ATGCACACCCCCCTCTGCGATCAGATCGGCATCGAGTTTCCGATCTTCGCCTTCACACATTGCCGCGACGTCGTGGTCGCCGTCAGCAAGGCCGGCGGATTCGGCGTATTGGGAGCCGTCGGGTTCACTCCCGAGCAGCTCGAGATCGAGCTGAAGTGGATCGACGAGCACATCGGCGACCACACCTACGGCGTCGACATCGTCATCCCCAACAAGTACGAGGGCATGGACGCGAACCTGTCCGCCGACGAGCTGGCGAAGATGCTGCAGGACATGGTTCCGCAGGAGCACCTCGACTTCGCCAAGAAGATCCTCACCGACCACGGCGTCCCGCTCACCGCGGAGGACAACGAGAGCACGCTGCAGCTGCTCGGGTGGACCGAGGCGACCGCCACCCCGCAGGTCGAGGTCGCACTCAAGCACCCGAAGATGACGTTGATCGCCAATGCGCTCGGCACGCCGCCGCGGGACATGATCGAGCACATCCACGCCGAGGGCCGCAAGGTCGCCGCGCTGTGCGGCTCGCCGAGCCAGGCGCGCAAGCACGCGGATGCGGGCGTCGACATCATCATCGCCCAGGGCGGCGAGGCCGGCGGCCACTCGGGCGAGGTCGGCTCGATCGTGCTCTGGCCCCAGGTCGTCAAGGAGGTCGCACCGGTTCCGGTCCTGGCGGCCGGTGGCATCGGCAGCGGCCAGCAGATCGCCGCGGCGCTCGCACTCGGCGCTCAGGGCGCCTGGACGGGATCGCAGTGGCTCATGGTCGAGGAGGCCGAGAACACGCCGGTGCAGCAGGCGGCGTACGTGAAGGCGGGCAGCCGCGACACCGTGCGCAGCCGTTCGTTCACCGGCAAGCCGGCGCGCATGCTGCGCAACGACTGGACCGAGGCCTGGGAGAACCCGGACAACCCGAAGCCGCTCGGAATGCCGCTGCAATTCATGGTGTCGGGGATTGCGGTCGCCGCCACCAACAAGTACCCCAATGAAAGCGTCGACGTCGCCTTCAACCCGGTGGGCCAGGTGGTGGGCCAGTTCGAGAAGGTCGAGAAGACCTCGGCCGTCATCGAGCGGTGGGTTCAGGAGTACCTCGAAGCGACCAACACGCTCAACGAGTTGAACGAGGCGGCGTCGGTCTAG
- a CDS encoding STAS domain-containing protein, with product MDEQREASAANAASSSSSACEVSERQIGEVAVVAPSGVVDMLTAPQLEGAIRTALSNKPAGLVVDLTAVEFLASAGMGVIVAAHEEKDDGTKFCIVAEGPATSRPLKLVGIADIVPLYATLDEALAALDS from the coding sequence TTGGACGAACAACGCGAAGCATCAGCCGCCAACGCGGCCTCATCGTCGTCATCGGCGTGCGAGGTCAGCGAGCGGCAGATCGGGGAGGTCGCCGTCGTGGCACCCTCCGGCGTGGTCGACATGCTGACCGCGCCACAGTTGGAAGGGGCGATCCGCACCGCCCTCAGCAACAAGCCGGCCGGTCTCGTAGTCGACCTCACCGCGGTCGAATTCCTGGCCTCGGCGGGCATGGGCGTCATCGTGGCAGCACACGAGGAGAAGGACGACGGCACCAAGTTCTGCATCGTCGCCGAGGGCCCGGCAACCAGCCGTCCGTTGAAGCTCGTCGGCATCGCGGACATCGTTCCGCTGTACGCCACCCTCGACGAAGCGCTCGCCGCACTCGATTCCTGA
- a CDS encoding glucose 1-dehydrogenase has product MGRVDGKVVLISGGARGMGAAHAKALVAEGGKVVIGDILDDEGKALADELGESALYAHLDVTDAEQWDAAVAAAVDQFGSLTGLVNNAGIVAMGQIGKFDMAKWQKVLDVNLTGTFLGMQACVGAMKTAGGGSIVNVSSIEGLRGAPMVHPYVATKWAVRGLSKSAAIELGKFNIRVNSLHPGFIRTPMTKHFPDDMVTTPLGRPGQSEEVATFVVFLTSDESSFSTGAEYIVDGGLVTDVPHKDLF; this is encoded by the coding sequence ATGGGACGCGTGGACGGAAAAGTCGTACTGATCAGCGGCGGGGCTCGGGGCATGGGCGCCGCACATGCCAAGGCCCTGGTGGCCGAGGGCGGCAAAGTGGTCATCGGCGACATCCTGGACGACGAGGGCAAGGCGCTCGCCGACGAACTCGGCGAGAGCGCCCTCTACGCACACCTCGACGTGACCGACGCCGAGCAGTGGGACGCCGCCGTCGCCGCGGCCGTCGATCAGTTCGGGTCGTTGACCGGTCTGGTCAACAACGCGGGCATCGTCGCGATGGGCCAGATCGGCAAGTTCGACATGGCCAAGTGGCAGAAGGTGCTCGACGTGAACCTCACCGGGACGTTCCTGGGCATGCAGGCCTGCGTTGGCGCGATGAAGACCGCTGGCGGGGGCTCGATCGTCAACGTGTCGTCGATCGAGGGTCTGCGCGGGGCGCCGATGGTGCACCCCTACGTCGCCACCAAGTGGGCGGTGCGCGGCCTGTCGAAGTCCGCGGCCATCGAGTTGGGCAAGTTCAACATTCGCGTGAACTCGCTGCACCCGGGCTTTATCCGGACCCCCATGACCAAGCACTTCCCCGACGACATGGTGACCACCCCGCTGGGCCGTCCCGGCCAGTCGGAGGAGGTGGCGACGTTCGTGGTGTTCCTCACCAGCGACGAGTCGTCGTTCTCCACGGGCGCCGAGTACATCGTCGACGGCGGGCTCGTCACCGACGTGCCGCACAAGGACCTGTTCTAG
- a CDS encoding alpha/beta fold hydrolase: protein MAEVRLQGATIHYRVLGPDDSTRPPVVFAHGILVDHRLWLEVAEALAGNGFRCILPDLPLGSHVLPVDDEVLRSPQAVAELLHQFLVALDLDDVTLVGNDTGGGLCQLLVDAHPERIGRLVLTNCDAFEKFPPFPFNVVFATMRGPRTIKALAGLMRIPALRYSPLGYGLLLRRRDDLTASWVRPCVADSRIGRNLATLLRGVAATDLTDVATRLPRFDRPVTLVWGQADRSFTPELGRRLAALFPNATLVEVPGARTFVALDAPHAVVDAIATADATR, encoded by the coding sequence ATGGCCGAGGTCAGGCTGCAGGGCGCGACGATCCACTACCGCGTGTTGGGTCCGGACGACTCGACGCGTCCGCCGGTCGTGTTCGCGCACGGCATCCTGGTGGACCACCGGCTCTGGCTCGAGGTCGCGGAGGCGTTGGCAGGCAACGGCTTCCGATGCATCCTGCCGGACCTCCCGCTGGGGTCGCACGTCCTGCCCGTCGACGACGAGGTCCTGCGCAGCCCGCAGGCCGTCGCCGAACTGCTGCACCAGTTCCTGGTCGCCCTCGACCTCGACGACGTCACGCTGGTGGGCAACGACACCGGAGGCGGGTTGTGCCAACTACTCGTCGACGCGCACCCTGAACGCATCGGAAGGCTGGTGCTGACCAACTGCGACGCGTTCGAGAAGTTCCCGCCGTTCCCGTTCAACGTCGTCTTCGCGACCATGCGTGGACCGCGGACGATCAAGGCGCTCGCCGGGCTCATGCGCATACCCGCGCTGCGGTATTCGCCCCTGGGGTACGGCCTACTGCTGCGGCGCAGGGACGACCTCACGGCGTCGTGGGTCCGGCCGTGCGTCGCCGATTCCCGGATCGGGCGCAACCTCGCCACGCTGTTGCGCGGCGTGGCCGCAACGGATCTCACCGACGTCGCGACCCGGCTGCCCCGGTTCGACAGGCCCGTCACGCTGGTATGGGGCCAGGCCGACCGCAGCTTCACACCCGAACTCGGCAGACGCCTGGCTGCGCTTTTCCCCAACGCCACGCTCGTCGAGGTACCGGGCGCGCGCACGTTCGTCGCGCTCGACGCCCCGCACGCCGTGGTCGACGCGATCGCGACCGCGGACGCGACGCGCTAG
- a CDS encoding NAD(P)H-dependent amine dehydrogenase family protein — MAIRVALIGTGNCGSLALRQLIEDQRFELTHVWVSSDAKVARDAGDLAGLDVTTGIVATNDLDAIVAAKPDCVVYCAMGDTRLPEAMADVRRFLSAGIDVVGSAPGVLQYPWQVVPDKYIGRVEDAAREGNSTVFITGVDPGFATDLLPFALAGTCQSIQQVRTMEIADYATYDGATVMFDVMGFGNQIGDLPILFQPGVLGIAWGTAIRQLAAGLGVEVDEIRDSVEQEPAPEDIDVAVGTIAKGTVAALRFQIEGMVKGRPVIVVEHITRLRGDLRPDWAQPAQEGGSYRVEITGEPSYVMDVCPTSRNGDHNYAAILAAAGRIVNAIPDVVAAAPGIRTTLDMPLVTGKGVVR; from the coding sequence ATGGCGATCCGCGTCGCACTCATCGGTACCGGAAACTGCGGCAGCCTCGCGCTGCGCCAACTGATCGAGGATCAGCGCTTCGAGCTGACCCACGTCTGGGTGTCCTCGGACGCCAAAGTGGCAAGGGACGCAGGAGATCTCGCCGGACTCGACGTGACCACCGGCATCGTCGCGACCAACGACCTCGACGCCATCGTGGCGGCCAAGCCCGACTGCGTCGTCTACTGCGCGATGGGCGACACGCGACTGCCCGAGGCCATGGCCGACGTCCGCCGGTTCCTGAGTGCGGGCATCGACGTCGTCGGTTCGGCGCCCGGAGTGCTGCAGTACCCGTGGCAAGTGGTTCCCGACAAGTACATCGGCCGCGTCGAAGACGCTGCGCGCGAGGGCAATTCGACGGTGTTCATCACCGGTGTGGATCCGGGGTTCGCGACCGACCTGCTCCCCTTCGCGCTCGCGGGCACCTGCCAGAGCATCCAGCAGGTCCGGACGATGGAGATCGCCGACTACGCCACCTACGACGGTGCGACGGTGATGTTCGACGTGATGGGCTTCGGCAACCAGATCGGCGACCTGCCCATCCTGTTCCAGCCCGGCGTGCTCGGCATCGCATGGGGCACCGCCATCCGGCAGCTGGCTGCCGGGCTCGGCGTCGAGGTCGACGAGATCAGGGACTCGGTCGAGCAGGAACCGGCTCCTGAGGACATCGACGTCGCGGTCGGCACGATCGCCAAGGGGACCGTCGCCGCGCTGCGGTTCCAGATCGAGGGCATGGTGAAGGGCCGGCCGGTGATCGTGGTCGAGCACATCACCCGCCTGCGCGGCGATCTGCGGCCCGACTGGGCGCAGCCTGCCCAAGAGGGCGGGTCCTATCGGGTGGAGATCACCGGTGAGCCGTCATACGTCATGGACGTCTGCCCGACCAGCCGCAACGGCGATCACAACTACGCCGCGATCCTCGCGGCGGCGGGACGCATCGTCAACGCCATCCCGGACGTGGTGGCCGCGGCACCCGGCATCCGGACGACGCTCGACATGCCGCTGGTCACCGGCAAGGGAGTGGTGCGCTAG
- a CDS encoding fatty-acid--CoA ligase, producing MTHWLNHSLVLASDYRIPDPERVLPLLERRQDALADLGAHHVLVYTSTTEPDRVMVLMAIHTRETIIELLRSRVFFDWFDAVGVEDIPAVFAGELIDRLDFVGETTPTAPEVMVSVVTPVASVPGLVDHVRETAGDLRAAGVRKASVFSAFDDEREVMMLFQIDDERHARHWLRDSELNSEWLGRAGIGAYPPIFIGRLRQILRIPSPGSEDTTGGS from the coding sequence GTGACGCACTGGCTGAACCACTCGCTCGTCCTCGCCTCCGACTACCGCATCCCCGATCCGGAGCGGGTGCTTCCGCTGCTCGAACGCCGCCAGGATGCGCTGGCCGACCTCGGCGCGCACCACGTCCTCGTGTACACCTCGACGACCGAACCGGACCGGGTCATGGTCCTGATGGCGATCCACACCCGCGAGACGATCATCGAGCTGTTGCGGTCACGCGTCTTCTTCGACTGGTTCGACGCCGTCGGCGTCGAGGACATCCCGGCCGTGTTCGCGGGTGAGCTGATCGACCGACTCGACTTCGTCGGGGAGACGACGCCGACCGCGCCGGAGGTGATGGTCTCGGTGGTGACGCCGGTGGCGAGCGTTCCCGGTCTCGTCGACCACGTCCGGGAGACCGCGGGCGACCTGCGCGCCGCCGGCGTCCGAAAGGCCTCCGTGTTCAGCGCATTCGACGACGAGCGCGAGGTGATGATGCTGTTCCAGATCGACGACGAGCGCCATGCCCGGCACTGGCTGCGCGATTCGGAACTAAACTCCGAATGGCTGGGCCGGGCCGGGATCGGCGCCTATCCACCCATCTTCATTGGCAGGTTGCGCCAGATACTGCGCATTCCCTCCCCAGGCTCCGAGGACACCACGGGCGGCAGCTGA
- a CDS encoding TetR/AcrR family transcriptional regulator yields the protein MEVNGEKPARRRTQAERTATTRARLLEAGRELFAGHGYAAVSTQAVVEAAGVTRGALYHQFGDKAGLFAEVYEEVERGLVAAITERIASAAPADQLAAMRVGARLFLEECSAPAVQRIVLIDAPAVLGWARWREVGMKYGLGIVEAMLAQAMSDGVIPEQPLRPTAHVLLGALDEAALYIARARDGDDALRQMVMVCDRLISGIAGD from the coding sequence ATGGAAGTCAATGGCGAGAAGCCGGCTCGACGCCGCACGCAGGCAGAGCGCACCGCGACGACCCGCGCCCGGCTACTCGAGGCGGGCCGCGAACTCTTCGCCGGCCACGGCTACGCCGCCGTCTCGACCCAGGCGGTGGTCGAAGCCGCCGGAGTCACCCGCGGCGCGCTGTACCACCAATTCGGCGACAAGGCAGGGCTGTTCGCCGAGGTGTACGAGGAGGTGGAACGCGGTCTGGTCGCCGCCATCACCGAGCGCATCGCCTCCGCGGCGCCCGCTGACCAACTCGCGGCCATGCGCGTGGGCGCCCGCCTGTTCCTGGAGGAGTGCTCGGCGCCCGCGGTCCAACGAATCGTGCTGATCGACGCTCCCGCCGTGCTGGGGTGGGCACGGTGGCGTGAGGTGGGCATGAAGTACGGGCTCGGCATCGTCGAGGCGATGCTGGCCCAGGCCATGTCCGACGGCGTGATACCCGAGCAGCCCCTGCGCCCCACCGCCCACGTGCTGCTCGGCGCCCTCGACGAGGCCGCGCTGTACATCGCACGGGCTCGGGACGGCGACGACGCGCTCCGGCAGATGGTCATGGTGTGCGACCGCCTGATCAGCGGTATCGCAGGCGACTGA
- a CDS encoding HAD family hydrolase yields the protein MTPHPQLSAIASSAADARIGAFFDLDGTLVSGFTATVHAGHRIRSRQARIGEVLGVIEASVRYRLGRMEFERLMLRAAGYLHSELLADLDELGEYLFRTHIQARVFDTMRGIVAAHQDRGHTVVLSSSALTIHAEPVARYLGIDHVICNHFDTDERGALNGGIIRPVVWGPGKAAAARRFCEANDVDLSRSYFYADGDEDIPLMREVGSPRPVNPRSRLAAEAAKQGWPVLEVSGPGRPASARLLRRRGGRR from the coding sequence ATGACCCCGCACCCGCAATTGTCGGCCATCGCGTCGAGCGCGGCCGACGCGCGCATCGGTGCGTTCTTCGATCTCGACGGCACGTTGGTCTCCGGATTCACCGCGACGGTGCACGCCGGCCACCGCATCCGCAGTAGGCAGGCGCGCATCGGCGAGGTGCTCGGCGTGATCGAGGCGTCGGTGCGCTACCGGCTGGGGCGGATGGAGTTCGAACGGCTGATGTTGCGGGCGGCCGGATACCTGCACAGCGAGTTGCTGGCCGACCTCGACGAACTCGGCGAATACCTCTTCCGCACGCACATCCAGGCGCGGGTGTTCGACACGATGCGCGGGATCGTCGCCGCCCACCAGGACCGCGGCCACACCGTCGTGTTGAGTTCGTCGGCGCTGACCATCCACGCCGAGCCGGTGGCGCGCTACCTGGGCATCGACCACGTCATCTGCAACCACTTCGACACCGACGAGCGCGGAGCGCTCAACGGCGGCATCATCCGGCCGGTCGTCTGGGGGCCGGGCAAGGCCGCGGCCGCGCGCCGCTTCTGCGAGGCCAACGACGTCGACCTGTCGCGGAGCTATTTCTACGCCGACGGCGACGAGGACATCCCGTTGATGCGGGAGGTGGGGTCACCCCGGCCGGTGAACCCGCGGTCGCGGCTCGCTGCGGAGGCGGCGAAGCAGGGCTGGCCGGTGCTCGAGGTCAGCGGTCCCGGTCGTCCCGCGTCGGCGCGCCTGCTGCGGCGCCGGGGTGGGCGTCGATGA
- a CDS encoding (2Fe-2S)-binding protein, translating to MYVCLCVGVTNQAVTDAVAAGARTSKEVAAACGAGSECGRCRRTVRAIIDAHPGAAAGAPTRDDRDR from the coding sequence ATGTACGTCTGCCTGTGCGTGGGCGTCACCAATCAGGCCGTCACCGACGCCGTGGCGGCCGGCGCCAGAACCTCCAAGGAAGTCGCCGCGGCCTGCGGCGCAGGCTCGGAGTGCGGTCGCTGCAGGCGCACGGTGCGCGCGATCATCGACGCCCACCCCGGCGCCGCAGCAGGCGCGCCGACGCGGGACGACCGGGACCGCTGA
- a CDS encoding glycoside hydrolase family 2 protein, whose amino-acid sequence MRGPVLLLVTVLLLAICAGDLPRFATPEPPSLRSEIADGWQLRSARGLDADGSALSRTDYQPADWHTVASMPATVLQALEDDGTYPNLYYGKNLRDEVPQDLWQQDWWYRTTFDAPAGHTAYHLTFPGINYRAEVWLNGHLVAGDRQVVGMYVEHDLDVSRWIVPGGPNALAVKVVPERALQDVDGVELADSWFDWINWNYLGYQGPGKNPANGNSFVADRNAGIWKPVYLESSGAVAIGASTVTTDLPLPATDSARLTVYSTLRNSGATRTGGVLRATISRPGRAALTVERDVALAPGETREERFTPDDFPDLVLRDPDLWWPYTMGEPKLYDLRIEFVSRGTPVDTRTQRFGVREVTQLRDDDERFPEIGRGGNFYLRVNGRDFLVRGANYTPDLLYDYDPDREDAILSYTRDLGLNMLRLESKIPTEGFVERADELGIPLMVGWMCCNQWEKWAQWDAEDNAVARASVRSQVSMLRSHASAFVWANASDGRPPMPLAGDYHAILRDLHWQNAVVDSVSSYTVDANGERLWDGIHMEGPYTWRPPTYWFSGEYRAARGASAEQGDNEHIPPFASLEKFIPPDRLWPINDDWYFHAGSNTDNEVLRSIQRVITRRYGPSSGAEQFAAKAQLAHYESTRAQFEAYAALGWAGHKMTLYWMLNNHWPSFFGNLFDYYLRPGGAYFGAKKGLRPLTAVFDSYATGDRANVTAVNQTPDEATGMRVRARVYDLAGRIRDDRTSDALTLPPGGAVPALTLPRQARDSRVFFVRCELLDAAGTVVTENVYWQSQRNDDVDPNRDFAFQLNQSSWADMTALNSLPAAPLTVTAQRSVDGAGRDEVTIRLTNPTTRIAFFARAELTATRGGDEILPITYDDNYVTVFPGESVEVRGVVPSPLVTANWVRVTPYDAAAVEVPVTPIEPR is encoded by the coding sequence GTGCGTGGGCCCGTCCTACTGCTCGTCACCGTGTTGCTCCTGGCGATCTGCGCGGGTGACCTGCCCCGCTTCGCGACGCCTGAGCCGCCATCGCTGCGTAGCGAGATCGCCGACGGCTGGCAACTGAGGTCGGCACGCGGTCTCGACGCCGACGGGTCTGCGCTCTCGCGCACCGACTACCAGCCCGCCGACTGGCACACGGTCGCCAGCATGCCCGCCACCGTGCTGCAGGCCCTCGAGGACGACGGCACGTACCCGAACCTGTACTACGGGAAGAACCTTCGCGACGAGGTGCCGCAGGATCTGTGGCAGCAGGACTGGTGGTACCGCACCACGTTCGACGCACCCGCCGGCCACACGGCCTACCACCTGACCTTCCCCGGCATCAACTACCGGGCAGAGGTCTGGCTCAACGGCCATCTCGTCGCCGGCGATCGCCAAGTGGTCGGCATGTACGTCGAGCACGACCTCGACGTCTCACGATGGATCGTGCCCGGCGGCCCGAACGCACTGGCGGTCAAGGTCGTTCCCGAGCGGGCCCTGCAAGACGTCGACGGGGTGGAGCTCGCCGACAGCTGGTTCGACTGGATCAACTGGAACTACCTCGGCTACCAGGGGCCGGGCAAGAACCCCGCCAACGGCAACTCCTTCGTCGCCGACCGCAACGCGGGCATCTGGAAACCCGTCTACCTCGAGTCGTCCGGTGCCGTTGCCATCGGGGCTTCGACGGTCACGACCGATCTGCCGTTGCCCGCCACCGACAGTGCTCGACTGACCGTGTACTCGACGCTGCGCAACTCCGGGGCCACCCGCACCGGGGGAGTGCTGCGCGCCACGATCAGCAGGCCCGGTCGGGCGGCGCTCACCGTCGAACGCGACGTCGCACTCGCACCCGGCGAAACCAGGGAGGAGCGGTTCACCCCGGACGACTTCCCGGACCTCGTGCTGCGCGACCCGGACCTCTGGTGGCCGTACACCATGGGCGAGCCGAAGCTGTACGACCTGCGCATCGAATTCGTATCCCGCGGAACGCCCGTCGACACCAGGACGCAGCGCTTCGGCGTCCGCGAGGTCACCCAGCTGCGCGACGACGACGAGCGATTTCCCGAGATTGGCCGCGGCGGCAACTTCTACCTCCGGGTCAACGGACGCGACTTCCTCGTCCGCGGCGCCAACTACACCCCGGACCTGCTCTACGACTACGACCCCGACCGCGAGGACGCCATCCTGTCCTACACGCGCGACCTCGGCCTGAACATGCTTCGGCTGGAGTCGAAGATCCCCACCGAGGGTTTCGTCGAGCGGGCCGACGAACTCGGCATCCCGCTGATGGTCGGCTGGATGTGCTGCAACCAATGGGAGAAGTGGGCGCAGTGGGACGCCGAGGACAACGCCGTCGCCAGGGCCAGTGTCCGCTCGCAGGTGTCGATGCTGCGGTCGCATGCGTCGGCGTTCGTGTGGGCCAACGCCAGCGACGGACGGCCACCCATGCCGCTCGCAGGCGACTACCACGCCATTCTGCGAGACCTGCACTGGCAGAACGCCGTCGTCGACAGCGTCTCGTCGTACACGGTCGACGCCAACGGCGAGCGACTGTGGGACGGCATCCACATGGAGGGTCCGTACACCTGGCGGCCGCCGACCTACTGGTTCAGCGGCGAGTACCGCGCTGCCCGCGGCGCCTCTGCCGAGCAGGGCGACAACGAGCACATCCCACCGTTCGCCAGCCTCGAGAAGTTCATCCCGCCCGACCGGTTGTGGCCGATCAACGACGACTGGTACTTCCACGCCGGATCCAATACCGACAACGAAGTGCTGCGCAGCATCCAGCGCGTAATCACCCGGCGCTACGGCCCGTCGTCGGGCGCCGAGCAGTTCGCCGCGAAGGCACAACTGGCGCACTATGAGTCGACCCGCGCCCAGTTCGAGGCCTACGCCGCCCTGGGTTGGGCCGGCCACAAGATGACGCTCTACTGGATGCTGAACAACCACTGGCCGTCCTTCTTCGGCAACCTCTTCGACTACTACCTGCGTCCCGGCGGCGCCTACTTCGGCGCGAAGAAGGGACTCCGTCCGCTGACGGCCGTGTTCGACTCCTACGCCACCGGTGACCGCGCCAACGTCACCGCGGTGAACCAGACCCCGGACGAGGCCACGGGCATGCGCGTCCGGGCCCGCGTCTACGACCTCGCGGGCCGAATCCGCGACGACCGCACCAGCGATGCGCTGACCCTGCCGCCCGGTGGCGCCGTTCCCGCGTTGACCCTGCCCCGCCAGGCGCGGGACTCGCGGGTCTTCTTCGTGCGCTGCGAACTGCTCGACGCCGCAGGCACCGTCGTGACGGAGAACGTCTACTGGCAGTCCCAGCGCAACGACGACGTCGACCCGAACCGCGACTTCGCGTTCCAACTCAACCAGTCGAGTTGGGCGGACATGACGGCGCTCAACTCGCTGCCTGCCGCCCCGCTGACGGTGACCGCGCAGCGCAGCGTGGACGGCGCCGGCCGCGACGAGGTCACCATCCGGCTGACCAACCCGACCACGCGAATTGCGTTCTTCGCCAGAGCCGAACTGACGGCGACGCGCGGTGGCGACGAGATCCTGCCGATCACCTACGACGACAACTACGTGACGGTGTTCCCCGGCGAGAGCGTCGAGGTCAGGGGCGTCGTGCCCAGCCCGTTGGTCACCGCGAACTGGGTGCGTGTCACGCCCTACGATGCTGCGGCCGTGGAGGTGCCCGTCACGCCGATCGAGCCGCGCTGA
- a CDS encoding TetR/AcrR family transcriptional regulator yields the protein MVSPRERMVVSTALLIRERGAHSTAISDVLAHSGAPRGSAYHYFPGGRNQLLCEAVDYAADFIAAQIDAAPNALQVLDVVFDGFRTSLAESDYRAGCPVVAVAVEADNAPALDRAAAAFTRWMESIRRRLEDDGVSHGRAEEIAMLLMTSLEGAIVVARATRDATPIDLVHRQLRAIVAAETGEGNSLR from the coding sequence GTGGTCAGTCCACGGGAACGGATGGTCGTCTCGACCGCTCTGCTGATCCGCGAGCGCGGCGCACATTCGACCGCGATCTCCGACGTCCTCGCACACAGCGGCGCCCCGCGCGGGTCGGCATACCACTACTTCCCCGGCGGCCGGAACCAATTGCTCTGCGAGGCAGTGGATTACGCCGCCGACTTCATCGCCGCTCAGATCGACGCCGCCCCCAACGCCCTCCAGGTGCTCGACGTCGTGTTCGACGGCTTCCGCACCTCCCTCGCCGAATCCGACTACCGCGCCGGGTGTCCCGTCGTCGCAGTGGCAGTCGAGGCGGACAACGCACCGGCGCTCGACCGGGCGGCCGCGGCGTTCACGCGCTGGATGGAGTCGATCCGGCGCCGACTCGAGGACGACGGTGTCTCCCATGGGCGTGCCGAGGAGATCGCGATGCTGCTGATGACCTCGCTAGAGGGCGCGATCGTGGTGGCCCGCGCGACGCGCGACGCCACGCCGATCGACCTCGTCCACCGACAGTTGCGCGCCATCGTGGCGGCAGAGACCGGAGAAGGGAACTCGTTGCGATGA
- a CDS encoding ATP-binding protein, which produces MIDSMSTADVANAEHFERLEAAADARTAAQIRDEFAAWLRTFFTLDPTRISDLVLAINEALANCAEFAYVGAPRAGTMDLQAWFEPAESTIVVVIADRGCWRNPESPRALSRGRGIPLMEALADRSSIEASEAGTQVRLEWTNVGRAEAR; this is translated from the coding sequence ATGATCGATTCGATGTCCACCGCCGACGTTGCCAACGCGGAGCACTTCGAGCGACTCGAGGCTGCCGCCGACGCACGCACAGCCGCCCAGATTCGCGATGAGTTCGCCGCGTGGCTGCGGACCTTCTTCACCCTGGATCCCACCCGGATCAGTGATCTCGTCCTCGCGATCAACGAGGCGCTCGCCAACTGCGCGGAGTTCGCGTACGTCGGCGCGCCGCGCGCGGGGACGATGGACCTGCAGGCCTGGTTCGAGCCGGCCGAGTCCACGATCGTCGTGGTGATCGCGGACCGCGGGTGCTGGCGCAACCCCGAGTCGCCGAGGGCGCTCAGCCGGGGCCGCGGCATCCCGCTGATGGAAGCACTTGCGGACCGCTCCTCGATCGAGGCGTCGGAGGCGGGCACGCAGGTCCGGCTCGAGTGGACGAACGTCGGACGCGCCGAAGCTCGCTAG